A portion of the Gossypium arboreum isolate Shixiya-1 chromosome 8, ASM2569848v2, whole genome shotgun sequence genome contains these proteins:
- the LOC108468880 gene encoding uncharacterized protein LOC108468880 produces the protein MEEVKSAKNAPPTHDPNPTQQPPPQQPPSKKRSLDNCNDFKNSKFFKMRRLLKDLRPHFIDVLRTPDFRNSKAVNEIKENMKLLVELYKQVMAETVPIEKCNNAAVNQQVPSESGMKQNPEEQPQLVKPAISSENNAFQSSSVLDKQQSENGEVPGSYIVGGSAFGWNFITFTGNKPVYYGVTKELFRSAQASLGE, from the exons ATGGAAGAGGTAAAATCAGCCAAGAATGCACCACCGACCCACGATCCAAATCCTACGCAACAACCTCCTCCGCAACAGCCACCTAGCAAGAAAAGATCTCTAGACAACTGCAACGACTTCAAAAACTCCAAGTTTTTCAAGATGCGACGTCTCCTCAAAGATCTTCGCCCTCATTTCATCGAT GTTCTTCGAACGCCTGATTTTCGAAATTCTAAGGCTGTCAACGAAATTAAAGAAA ATATGAAGCTTTTAGTGGAGTTATACAAGCAGGTAATGGCTGAAACAGTTCCCATAGAGAAATGTAATAATGCAGCAGTAAACCAACAAGTGCCAAGTGAATCTGGAATGAAGCAGAACCCAGAAGAGCAGCCGCAACTTGTTAAGCCGGCAATATCTTCCGAAAACAATGCTTTTCAGTCAAGTAGTGTCTTAGATAAACAACAATCCGAAAATGGTGAAGTTCCCGGGTCATATATTGTTGGGGGATCAGCATTCGGGTGGAACTTTATCACCTTTACGGGTAACAAACCAGTCTATTATGGAGTAACCAAGGAATTATTTCGTAGTGCTCAAGCAAGTTTAGGTGAGTGA
- the LOC108469035 gene encoding mediator of RNA polymerase II transcription subunit 2, producing MSKKNNLSRRKKQHEFDLQREREEKEKKVKKLQAKKNKMKVDGSEKKKKKGGSGFQVGKRKLKTKLTEVAKAKAAQAMELDK from the exons ATGTCGAAGAAGAATAATTTATCTCGTAGGAAAAAGCAGCACGAATTCGATCTCCAAA GGGAGAgggaagagaaagaaaagaaggttAAGAAGCTTCAAGCGAAGAAGAATAAGATGAAG GTTGATGGTagtgagaagaaaaagaagaaaggtgGAAGTGGGTTTCAAGTAgggaaaagaaaattgaagacCAAGTTAACTGAAGTTGCTAAAGCTAAAGCAGCTCAAGCAATGGAGCTTGACAAATGA